The segment CCGAGGTCCGCGTGCTGAAGGAAGTCCTGTACACCGGTGGCTACAGCCTGTCGGACCCCGTGACGCAGGGCGTTGCGGAGGATTTGACCGGCATCGCGTCCAGCCTCACCGTCCTGGCGACCCGGTGACCGGATAACGGCTGGTCTCACCCTGAGACACGGCGGAGAATGATCTTTAGCCCGTCCGAGCGGCAACGTTTGAAGAAGGCGCATGCCGACGGAAGCGATCCGTATCACCTCCCGATTTTTCCTGGCCTTCCTGGAACGGAACGGCCGGAAGTTCCGCATCGCCATGGGCGTCAACATCGCCGGCTGATGAATGGCCTGGCGGGGCCCGTCGGGCCTCCTCGAAAATCTTCACCTTGAATCCGCCACGGATTCAAGGTGAAGATTTACCTCGGCTGCATCTCGATGCACTCCAGGGGGCATTCCTCCACGCAGAGCCCGCAGCCGTAGCAGGCGCCCGCGTCGAACGCCAGACGGTCGTCCTCGATCGTCCGGGCGCCGAAGCGGCAGGCCGGGACGCAGTTGCCGCAGTGGGTGCAGACGTCGGGGTCGGTGACCGAGATCATCGCGCCCTTGTCGCATGCCTCGCTGCGGTCCAGGAAATAGGCGCAGCAGTCGTCGCAGCAGAAGCAGACCCCGGCGGCGGCGCCGGCGGCGTTGCGGAAGGGGCGCGCCACCAGGCCGGCCGCCTCGGCCTCCGCGAGGAGCTTCTCCGCTTCCGGCCGCGCCAGGGGGCGCTTGCCCGACCCCGTGGG is part of the Acidobacteriota bacterium genome and harbors:
- a CDS encoding 4Fe-4S binding protein translates to MGNETSPVHFVCTHDEARVLVKNASGFWVSNCGCRERKGSCARSRMDVCLMLEDTEPTGSGKRPLARPEAEKLLAEAEAAGLVARPFRNAAGAAAGVCFCCDDCCAYFLDRSEACDKGAMISVTDPDVCTHCGNCVPACRFGARTIEDDRLAFDAGACYGCGLCVEECPLECIEMQPR